A single region of the Parasphingorhabdus litoris DSM 22379 genome encodes:
- a CDS encoding alpha/beta fold hydrolase, which translates to MRLYRTCIFLVCVLASAPFFAATEGTATSQQHARADISTIEIERHFIAGPFGQVHVRIARSTQATQKTPLVLFHPTPYSSDYFLKFMQLIATDRTVIAIDTPGYGDSDRPSTLQSIDGYAESAAIVLELMGYGSERNQPVDVLGYHTGTLIATELAIRHPGLVRKLVLPGLPFFIGEERNKAYNDNAKPEPIARDGSHLMKKWEFATAAIQAGISQERAQEHFNDLMQCYPHCWEAYHGVFTYPSENRFPEVQQPVLLITNDGSLKRETEAALPLFPDARLTHINGVSLGGFDLAPEKYVTIIRQFLNGAPGNRKTQKKETDDGRE; encoded by the coding sequence ATGCGGCTTTATCGAACTTGCATTTTTCTGGTCTGTGTTTTGGCATCCGCGCCTTTTTTTGCCGCAACCGAGGGTACCGCTACATCCCAGCAACATGCCCGTGCTGACATCTCAACCATAGAAATCGAACGACATTTTATCGCTGGCCCGTTTGGCCAGGTTCATGTTCGTATCGCACGATCAACACAGGCCACACAGAAAACACCGCTGGTCCTGTTTCATCCTACACCATATTCCAGCGACTATTTTTTGAAGTTTATGCAACTCATTGCAACAGACCGGACAGTCATTGCTATTGATACACCCGGCTATGGAGACTCCGACCGGCCCAGTACGTTGCAGTCGATTGATGGTTATGCCGAGTCTGCTGCTATCGTGCTTGAGTTGATGGGCTATGGCAGCGAACGGAATCAGCCCGTCGATGTGCTTGGCTATCATACCGGCACATTGATAGCGACCGAATTGGCAATTCGCCACCCGGGCCTTGTCCGCAAACTGGTCCTGCCTGGCCTACCCTTCTTCATTGGTGAGGAAAGGAACAAGGCCTACAACGACAACGCCAAGCCCGAACCCATAGCGCGGGATGGATCCCATCTCATGAAGAAATGGGAGTTCGCCACGGCGGCTATTCAAGCTGGTATATCACAGGAGCGGGCGCAGGAACATTTTAACGACCTGATGCAATGTTACCCGCATTGCTGGGAAGCCTATCATGGCGTCTTCACCTATCCTTCTGAAAATCGTTTTCCGGAGGTTCAACAGCCCGTTCTACTCATCACCAACGACGGCAGCCTTAAGCGGGAAACTGAAGCAGCCCTGCCCCTGTTTCCGGATGCACGTCTAACGCACATCAACGGTGTTTCGCTTGGCGGCTTCGATCTCGCACCCGAAAAATATGTCACGATCATCCGCCAGTTTCTGAACGGTGCACCCGGCAAC